Proteins found in one Rhabdothermincola sediminis genomic segment:
- the scpB gene encoding SMC-Scp complex subunit ScpB — MTSNTRRAVEAILMVADQPVDPHLLAQVTETSPTEIDELLRALAAEYEQHERGFVLANVAGGWRFQTHPDLAAYVERFVLEGQTARLSAAALETLAIVAYKQPISRAQIAAIRGVNVDGVVRTLEQRGYIAEVGRDPGPGQPVLFGTTDLFLERLGLATIEDLPPIADFVPGPEVVEALEAGLRADTATGGSERRDEAAAAWADEELAGSAGEVLGGGSEPS; from the coding sequence ATGACCTCCAACACCCGGCGTGCCGTCGAGGCCATCCTCATGGTTGCCGACCAGCCGGTCGACCCCCATCTGCTGGCCCAGGTCACCGAGACCAGCCCGACCGAGATCGACGAGCTGCTGCGGGCCCTCGCTGCGGAGTACGAGCAGCACGAGCGGGGGTTCGTGCTCGCCAACGTGGCGGGCGGCTGGCGTTTCCAGACCCACCCCGACCTGGCGGCCTACGTCGAGCGGTTCGTCCTGGAGGGGCAGACCGCGAGGTTGTCGGCGGCAGCGCTCGAGACGTTGGCCATCGTGGCCTACAAGCAACCGATCTCCCGCGCCCAGATCGCAGCCATCCGGGGGGTCAACGTGGACGGCGTGGTGCGCACGCTCGAGCAACGTGGCTACATCGCCGAGGTGGGGCGTGACCCTGGTCCCGGCCAGCCCGTGCTGTTCGGCACCACCGACCTGTTCCTCGAGCGGCTGGGCCTGGCCACCATCGAGGACCTCCCCCCGATCGCCGATTTCGTGCCCGGGCCCGAGGTGGTCGAGGCCCTCGAGGCCGGCCTGCGGGCCGATACCGCCACCGGTGGGTCGGAGCGTCGCGACGAAGCGGCGGCCGCCTGGGCGGACGAGGAGCTGGCAGGGTCCGCTGGGGAGGTTCTCGGCGGCGGCTCCGAGCCGTCCTGA
- a CDS encoding prephenate dehydrogenase/arogenate dehydrogenase family protein, with protein sequence MTTSRPEMEERRRAGVVGTGLIGGSIALALRARGWHVTGYDRNPRAARRALELGALDQVGHDPGAEVTFIATPVGTIPAAVAEALASTSGLVTDVGSVKGPMLDLMADPRYVGGHPMAGSELEGVDGARADLFEGATWVLTPVAGTDDAAYAAIRSVISSFGAEVVSVPPERHDTMVAVVSHIPHLTAATLMRLADQRASEHRALLRLAAGGFRDMTRIAAGHPGIWPDICAENRAAIVDELDRLVDALTELRHLVDKGERAELVAILQRAREARLALPVRYARPDELAELRVPIPDRTGVLAEITTLATDLDVSIADIEIAHSAEGPQGLLILLVEAELADRLHDGLVAMGYRPSVHRLP encoded by the coding sequence GTGACGACCTCCCGGCCTGAGATGGAGGAGCGCCGCCGTGCGGGTGTCGTAGGCACCGGGCTGATCGGCGGGTCGATCGCGCTCGCCCTGCGTGCTCGGGGATGGCACGTCACCGGCTACGACCGGAACCCGCGCGCCGCCCGGCGGGCGCTCGAGCTGGGTGCGCTCGACCAGGTGGGGCACGACCCCGGGGCCGAGGTGACCTTCATCGCCACGCCGGTGGGCACCATCCCGGCCGCAGTGGCCGAGGCGCTGGCCTCCACCAGCGGGCTGGTCACCGACGTGGGCAGCGTGAAGGGACCGATGCTCGACCTGATGGCCGACCCCCGCTATGTGGGCGGCCACCCGATGGCCGGCTCGGAGCTCGAGGGCGTCGACGGGGCGCGGGCCGATCTGTTCGAAGGGGCCACGTGGGTCCTCACCCCCGTGGCCGGCACCGATGACGCCGCGTACGCGGCGATCCGGTCGGTCATCAGCTCCTTCGGAGCCGAGGTGGTGAGCGTCCCCCCAGAGCGTCACGACACCATGGTGGCGGTGGTCTCGCACATCCCCCACCTCACGGCCGCCACCCTCATGCGGCTGGCGGACCAGCGGGCCAGCGAGCATCGGGCCTTGCTGCGCCTGGCGGCAGGAGGGTTCCGAGACATGACACGGATCGCGGCGGGCCATCCCGGTATCTGGCCCGACATCTGCGCCGAGAACCGAGCCGCCATCGTCGACGAGCTCGATCGGCTCGTGGATGCGCTCACCGAGCTCCGGCACCTGGTGGACAAGGGGGAACGGGCGGAGCTGGTGGCGATCCTCCAGCGAGCCCGGGAGGCTCGCCTGGCGCTGCCCGTCCGGTACGCTCGCCCCGACGAGCTGGCCGAGCTGCGGGTGCCGATCCCGGATCGCACCGGTGTGCTGGCCGAGATCACCACCCTCGCAACCGATCTCGACGTCAGCATCGCCGACATCGAGATCGCCCACTCGGCCGAGGGACCACAAGGTCTGCTCATCCTGCTGGTCGAGGCGGAGCTGGCGGATCGACTGCACGACGGCCTGGTGGCCATGGGGTACCGGCCGTCGGTGCACCGCCTCCCGTGA
- a CDS encoding pseudouridine synthase, with translation MGSAGRDGGDRLQKVLARTGLGSRRACEELIAAGRVTVNGEVAELGRRVDVDHDRIEVDGVPVSVRPGLVYYLLNKPRGVVSTADDPQGRRTVVSLVPAEPRVHPVGRLDADTEGLLILTNDGELTYRLTHPRFGVEKEYLAQVAGTPSRQALRRLREGVELDDGPTAPARVALVAPNLLRITIHEGRNRQVRRMCDAIGHPVERLVRSRIGPITDRKLRPGTWRELTPAEVRALERAASVSPGEGGGSRAGRARPRQ, from the coding sequence GTGGGCTCCGCTGGACGCGACGGCGGCGATCGCCTCCAGAAGGTCCTCGCCCGGACGGGACTCGGCAGCCGCCGGGCCTGCGAGGAGCTGATCGCCGCCGGCCGGGTGACCGTGAACGGTGAGGTGGCGGAGCTGGGCCGGAGGGTCGACGTGGACCACGACCGTATCGAGGTCGACGGCGTGCCGGTGTCGGTCCGGCCCGGTCTCGTCTACTACCTCCTGAACAAGCCACGAGGGGTGGTGAGCACCGCCGATGACCCCCAGGGACGACGAACGGTCGTCAGTCTCGTGCCTGCCGAGCCGCGGGTGCACCCGGTGGGACGACTCGACGCGGACACGGAGGGCCTGCTGATCCTGACCAACGACGGGGAGCTGACCTACCGGCTCACCCACCCCCGTTTCGGCGTGGAGAAGGAGTACCTGGCGCAGGTCGCGGGCACGCCCTCCCGCCAGGCCCTCCGCCGGCTCCGGGAAGGCGTCGAGCTCGACGACGGCCCGACCGCCCCCGCCCGGGTCGCGCTGGTGGCCCCCAATCTGCTGCGCATCACCATCCACGAAGGACGCAACCGGCAGGTCCGGCGCATGTGCGACGCCATCGGGCATCCGGTGGAGCGCCTGGTGCGCTCCCGTATCGGCCCGATCACCGATCGCAAGCTGCGACCCGGGACGTGGCGGGAGCTGACCCCGGCCGAGGTGCGGGCCCTCGAGCGAGCCGCCTCGGTGTCACCTGGTGAGGGTGGAGGCTCGCGGGCGGGGCGCGCACGCCCGCGCCAGTAG
- the aroH gene encoding chorismate mutase encodes MPTVRALRGATTVDEDTEEQIFDRVIALLTAMFDRNGIDKGDLISVIFTATDDIHAAFPAAAARKFGLGDVPLLCARELDIDGGTPRCIRVLMHLTTDRSRGELHHVYLEGASNLRDDLPA; translated from the coding sequence ATGCCCACCGTCCGAGCGCTCCGCGGGGCCACCACGGTCGACGAAGACACCGAAGAGCAGATCTTCGACCGAGTCATCGCGCTCCTCACGGCCATGTTCGATCGCAACGGCATCGACAAGGGCGACCTGATCAGTGTGATCTTCACCGCCACCGATGACATCCACGCGGCGTTCCCTGCAGCGGCGGCCCGCAAGTTCGGGCTCGGGGACGTGCCGCTGCTCTGCGCTCGGGAGCTCGATATCGACGGGGGCACACCCCGCTGCATCCGGGTCCTCATGCACCTGACCACCGACCGGTCGCGCGGCGAGCTGCACCACGTCTACCTCGAAGGGGCCAGCAACCTCCGTGACGACCTCCCGGCCTGA
- the aroA gene encoding 3-phosphoshikimate 1-carboxyvinyltransferase has translation MSEPYAVRPLDAPPDATIALPGSKSLTNRALLCAGLASGESALPGALLADDTEAMMECLGRLGVRLRWADGAEDGATDLRVIGVDATLPGHPVELYARLSGTTSRFLLAVLGAGGGPFTLDGAPPLRARPMADGISALRALGVEVVEREQSGHLPVTVHGPPRAAATVVPGDVSSQFLSGLLLAAPCYPGGLGLEVSTPLVSVPYVDMTVAVMEAFGATVHRPGPGRFTVEPGGYRATRYPIEPDASAASYFFAAAVISGGRVRVPGLSRSSLQGDVGFLEVLEQMGAAVTWYDGGVEVAAGGSLRGLTVDLRDLSDIAPTLAVTAVFAESPTEITGIGFIRAKETDRIAAVVRELGRAGIEARETSDGMVINPGVPRPAVIETYDDHRMAMSFALLGLRVPGIEIADPGCVAKTFPRYFEVLEQLRGGPGARGSLTSR, from the coding sequence GTGAGCGAGCCCTACGCGGTCCGACCGCTGGATGCACCGCCGGACGCGACGATCGCCCTGCCCGGCTCCAAGAGCCTGACCAACCGTGCCCTGCTCTGCGCGGGGCTGGCATCGGGAGAGAGCGCGTTGCCCGGTGCGCTGCTGGCGGATGACACCGAGGCGATGATGGAGTGCCTCGGGCGGCTCGGGGTGCGGCTCCGGTGGGCAGACGGCGCGGAAGACGGCGCGACGGACCTCCGGGTGATCGGGGTGGACGCAACGCTGCCCGGTCACCCCGTGGAGCTGTACGCCCGGCTCAGTGGCACGACCTCCCGCTTCCTGCTGGCCGTGCTGGGAGCGGGCGGCGGGCCGTTCACCCTCGACGGCGCCCCGCCGCTCCGTGCCCGCCCGATGGCCGACGGCATCAGCGCGCTACGGGCGCTCGGTGTCGAGGTGGTCGAGCGGGAGCAGTCCGGTCATCTCCCGGTCACGGTGCACGGCCCGCCCCGGGCAGCAGCGACCGTGGTGCCGGGTGACGTGTCGAGCCAGTTCCTCTCAGGCCTGCTGCTCGCGGCCCCCTGCTACCCGGGAGGGCTCGGTCTCGAGGTCTCGACCCCGCTGGTGTCGGTGCCCTACGTCGACATGACCGTCGCGGTGATGGAGGCGTTCGGCGCGACCGTCCACCGACCAGGGCCCGGTCGCTTCACGGTCGAGCCCGGCGGCTACCGCGCCACCCGCTACCCGATCGAGCCGGACGCCTCCGCGGCGTCCTACTTCTTCGCCGCGGCGGTGATCAGCGGGGGGCGGGTGCGGGTGCCCGGTCTGTCGCGGTCGTCGCTCCAGGGCGATGTCGGGTTCCTGGAGGTGCTCGAGCAGATGGGCGCCGCGGTGACCTGGTACGACGGCGGGGTGGAGGTCGCTGCCGGGGGCTCCCTGCGGGGCCTCACCGTGGACCTCCGTGACCTCTCCGACATCGCGCCGACGCTGGCTGTCACCGCAGTCTTCGCCGAGTCGCCGACGGAGATCACCGGCATCGGGTTCATCAGGGCCAAGGAGACCGATCGCATCGCGGCCGTGGTACGAGAGCTGGGGCGGGCCGGGATCGAGGCCCGCGAGACGAGCGACGGGATGGTGATCAACCCGGGCGTGCCGCGGCCCGCGGTCATCGAGACCTACGACGACCACCGGATGGCCATGAGCTTCGCCTTGCTCGGGCTGCGGGTCCCGGGGATCGAGATCGCCGATCCCGGGTGCGTGGCGAAGACCTTTCCCCGGTACTTCGAGGTGTTGGAGCAGTTGCGAGGCGGTCCGGGCGCACGGGGTAGCTTGACGAGCCGATGA